The proteins below come from a single Bactrocera tryoni isolate S06 unplaced genomic scaffold, CSIRO_BtryS06_freeze2 scaffold_25, whole genome shotgun sequence genomic window:
- the LOC120780735 gene encoding uncharacterized protein LOC120780735, with translation MVVHWDGEVLPDLIGKIKVERIAVLVSYNGESKFLGAPKLISATGENIATAVFDTLSKWNILDRVEGMSFDTTSTNTGPTNGACAQLQRMLGRNLLTLPCRHHILEIYLRSVFDLHFKVTQAPEVSIFERFAKAWPNIDTSSFKSGLDCEDIKSHISDGICNDIKQFCHSQLQKTFVRADYEEFLRLVLTCTLDVKGDIFFENISFS, from the coding sequence ATGGTCGTCCACTGGGATGGTGAAGTATTGCCAGAtctaattggaaaaataaaagttgagcGAATTGCAGTGCTTGTTAGTTATAATGGCGAATCCAAATTTCTAGGCGCTCCAAAACTTATATCTGCCACTGGTGAAAATATAGCTACAGCCGTTTTTGATACACTTAGtaaatggaatattttagaTCGCGTAGAAGGCATGTCTTTTGACACCACGTCCACTAATACTGGTCCAACGAATGGAGCATGCGCTCAATTGCAACGCATGTTAGGAAGAAATTTGTTGACGTTACCATGCCGTCACCACATTCTAGAAATATACTTACGTAGTGTATTTGACCTGCATTTCAAAGTGACTCAAGCACCCGAAGTCTCAATTTTCGAGAGATTTGCCAAAGCCTGGCCAAATATTGACACTTCATCATTTAAGAGTGGGCTCGACTGTGAAGATATAAAATCTCATATAAGTGATGGCATCTGCAATGACATCAAACAATTTTGTCATTCACAAttacaaaaaacttttgttcGTGCTGACTACGAAGAATTTTTACGTCTAGTACTTACATGCACGTTGGATGTCAAAGGGGAtatattctttgaaaatatttctttttcgtgA